The DNA sequence CTGGGTTTCGACGAGCTGCTCGGCGTCGTCCCCTACTTCTACCGCATCCCCGAGGCCCTGCGCGACGAGGGTCACACCGCGTTCACGACGGAGGTCTCCTCGTTCAACTCCATCGCGGTGCGTGGTGAGCAGCTCGTCGAACAGATCGAGGAGATCCGCGCCATCACCGGCAAGAGCAAGGTGAACCTTCTGGGCCATTCGATGGGCGGCCTCGACGTGCGCTACGCGGCCCACGTGCTGGGCGCGACGAAGGTCGCTTCCGTCACCACGATGGGAACCCCGCACCGCGGCGCGCCGGGTCCGGACATCCTCGTGCAGATTCTGGAGGGCGATCCCACCGGTATCTCTCCCGCACTACTCAACGCGCTGGGAACCGTCTTCGGCGGCTACATCACCAACGGCGATCTCTCCCTGCCGCAGGACGCCACGACGGCCGTGATCAATCTCTCCAGCCCGTTCCTCTATCAGTGGAACCAGGAATTTACCAACGTGCCAGGCATCTACTACCAGAGCTACACCGGTTCGAGCGTGTTCAACATTTCGCTTGATCCGCTCGACGCGGTGATGGCCGTGGCCAGCGTGCTGTTCCTCTTCGAGCCCAATGACGGTCTGGTCGGCGTCAACAGCGCGAAGTGGGGCAATCAGCGCAACATGAACCTCAATGCCAATCACATGGACGAGGTCAACCAGCTCCTTGGCTCCACCGGCCTGTTCGGGCTGGACGCCCGCGGCCTCTACAAGGACATCGCCCGCGACCTGCAAAAACGCGGCTACTGATTGCGAACCCAAATTGGGCCTGACACGGCCGCCCCCGAAGGGGCGGCCGTTTTGTTTTTGGAGGCGCCTGCAGCGCCAGAAGTGAACATGGCTTACGCAATCAACGCCCGAATGACGCGGCGCGCAGTCCCGAAACGTGACAAAGTCATGCCGATACATGCCGAACGCTACCTTCTGCGCCGCGGGCGCCTTTGAGAGAATCCTCCCAGCTCAAGAAAATGGGAAACACCGGACCGGGCCGTGGGAAGCCCCGCCGGAGGAGGATTCGAAAATGAAGCAACTTCTGGGAAAATTCGTATTTGCAGTGCTGCTCTGCGCAGCGATGATCGCCGCCCACGCGGGCCATGCCATGGCGGGCGGGTCCAAGCCGCCGCCACCCGCCAAGTATCCGGTCATTCTCGCCCACGGCATGGGCGGCTTCGACAAGCTCATCGGCGCCGTCCCGTATTTCTATCGCATTCCGGGCGCGCTGCGCGATGAGGGGCACACCGTCTACACGACCGAAGTCTCGTCCTTCAACTCCATCGCCGTTCGCGGCGAGCAGCTCCTCGACCAAGTCGAAGAGATCCGCGCCATCACCGGCAAGAGCAAGGTGAACATCATCGGCCATTCCATGGGCGGCCTCGATGCGCGCTACGTCGCCCACGTGCTGGGCTCTGGCAAGGTGGCCTCGGTCACAACGATGGGCACGCCCCACCGCGGCGCGCCGGCCGCCGACCTGGGCATGCTGATTCTCAACGGTGATCCCACCGGCATCAGCACGAGCCTGCTCAACGCCATTGCCGCGCTCTTCGGCGGCGTCGTGACCAACGGCGACCTCAGTCTGCCCCAGGACATGGCGGTGCAGCTCGAGAATCTCTCGAGCCCGTTCCTCAATGCCTGGAACCAGCAGTTCACCAATGCGTCCGGCGTCTATTACCAGAGCTACGGCGGCACCAGCGTGTTCAACATCTCGCTCGATCCCAGCGACGCGCTGCTGGCAGTGACCAGCGTGCTCTTCGGCTTCGAGCCCAACGACGGTCTGGTCGGCAAGAGCAGCTCGGGCTGGGGCAACCAGCGCAACCTCAAGCTCAATGCCAACCACCTCGACGAGGTCGACCAGGTGCTCGGTTCGACGGGCCTGTTCGGCCTCGATGCGCGGGGCCTCTACAAGGACATCGCCCGCGACCTGCAAAAGCGCGGCTACTAGATCCCGCGAACTTCAGGGCCAACTCAAAAGGCCGCCCCTCAGGGGCGGCCTTTTCATTTGGGTGAGTTG is a window from the Chrysiogenia bacterium genome containing:
- a CDS encoding triacylglycerol lipase; translation: MKQLLRKFALAVLLCAAIIAAHAGHAMAGGSKPPPPAKYPVVLSHGFLGFDELLGVVPYFYRIPEALRDEGHTAFTTEVSSFNSIAVRGEQLVEQIEEIRAITGKSKVNLLGHSMGGLDVRYAAHVLGATKVASVTTMGTPHRGAPGPDILVQILEGDPTGISPALLNALGTVFGGYITNGDLSLPQDATTAVINLSSPFLYQWNQEFTNVPGIYYQSYTGSSVFNISLDPLDAVMAVASVLFLFEPNDGLVGVNSAKWGNQRNMNLNANHMDEVNQLLGSTGLFGLDARGLYKDIARDLQKRGY
- a CDS encoding triacylglycerol lipase, producing the protein MKQLLGKFVFAVLLCAAMIAAHAGHAMAGGSKPPPPAKYPVILAHGMGGFDKLIGAVPYFYRIPGALRDEGHTVYTTEVSSFNSIAVRGEQLLDQVEEIRAITGKSKVNIIGHSMGGLDARYVAHVLGSGKVASVTTMGTPHRGAPAADLGMLILNGDPTGISTSLLNAIAALFGGVVTNGDLSLPQDMAVQLENLSSPFLNAWNQQFTNASGVYYQSYGGTSVFNISLDPSDALLAVTSVLFGFEPNDGLVGKSSSGWGNQRNLKLNANHLDEVDQVLGSTGLFGLDARGLYKDIARDLQKRGY